ATCCAGGACTACACCCGCGACGTCCTCGAAGGCCGGGTCCGCGGTACGGAGACAGCCCACAAGTACCTGACCGATACGACCAACTGATCGAGGAGCGAGGGATCGGAAGTGGGGACAGCCATGACCTCGAAGGAAAGCAGCCGAGCCGTGCCGGTGAAGGCGTGGATCGCCGCCGGAGTATGCCTGGTGCTCCTGGGCTCGGCCGCGGCATGGTTCTTCCTCGGGCGTGAGACGTCTCCCCCCTGCAACGGTCTGGCCGAAGACGCGCGCGTGCAGAAATCGGTGGGGCAGGCCGTTCACCCCGGCATGAACTGCGCGGCACTCGGAGAAGCGGTCGTCAAGGCGACTGCCGGCAGCGAACCGGGCCGACACACCCAGGCGCAGGCGCAGGCGATGAAAGACGTCCTCTTCGCGCTCGGGTTCGGGCCGTCGAAGGAGGTCGACCTCGACCCCGCTCTGCGTCTTCCCGTCGCCGCCGCACTGGCCGACTACGCGCCCGACCTGCACGAGATGCTCGCCGGCCTGAACAGTGAGTACGTGACGAAGGCCGGACGCGACACCCCGCCCTGGGAAGCCGGGGGCACCTACCGCCTGTCCGTCTCCACCGACGTGT
This sequence is a window from Streptomyces sp. NBC_00454. Protein-coding genes within it:
- a CDS encoding DUF6571 family protein, whose amino-acid sequence is MTSKESSRAVPVKAWIAAGVCLVLLGSAAAWFFLGRETSPPCNGLAEDARVQKSVGQAVHPGMNCAALGEAVVKATAGSEPGRHTQAQAQAMKDVLFALGFGPSKEVDLDPALRLPVAAALADYAPDLHEMLAGLNSEYVTKAGRDTPPWEAGGTYRLSVSTDVFRKTLRAVAENPQAYALLRKTETRFAAERLAAVPADATGTALSGPPTANARALGILDGLADTITNQDAQQARKWRDIVFERLLEGQVGPPAYQDDPAGHLTATWLQELKNAPEEERAESLRTQGVSMARTWTQARNTDEQTRQDLLTKVESSALNARREIEP